GTCAATTAGCGACAGATAGCGCTGGTCGTGAGTTTAATTTCGACATCTTAGCCGCTGACCAAATTACGGGTGCTAACGTCTATAAAACCAGCAGTGCCAGCATGCAAGAAGGTGGCATTGGCGGTACGGTCGACGTCACAACCGCGCGTCCGTTTGATTATTCAGGCTTCCAACTTGTCGGTTCTGTGAAAGGAATGTATGAAAGTCTTTCAGAAGAAGTTTCACCTTCTGTCTCAGGTTTGATCAGTAACACCTTCAATGATGAAACTATGGGTGTATTACTTGCCGTAAGCCATCAAGAGCGCCAAGTTCAAATTAACCAAATCAACACCGCCGGTTGGCGTGGCGGTCAAACTATTTCCAATTCACGTGATGGCGTGTTGTTTACCAATGCTTATATTCCACGTAACTGGGACCAAATCGTTGATCAACAGGACCGAACTCGTACTAACGGTAGCTTAGTATTCCAGTATGCTCCGTCTGACGACGTCAGCATTACCTTGGATGGTTTTATTTCAAAATTTGAAGTGGATTCTGAAGTTACCGATTTAGCATCATGGTTTGAGCCAGACCGCGTTGGTAATGCCACTATCGACCCTGCAACAGGCACCTTATTAACCTTTAGCCAAGATGTTGGTTTACATCAAGGCAGTGGCGACCCAGCAACTGACTTTGTGTCGCACACTCGCAACTCTCGCGACGTGACAAACAGCGGTGTCGGCTTAAATGTTAAATGGGATATTACAGACCAATTAAAAGCTAACTTTGATGTTTCAAACTCAAATGCTGAAAACGATCGTGCTGGCCGCGACCGTTTCAACGTTGTCGGTATGACCAACAGCTATGAATTTGATGGCTCGGGTGGAACCCCTACCGTTATCCATGGTGGTTTTGAAAATGGCAACTTACCTGATGCCGGCCTTTCTCGTTTACATTATAACGAAAAAGGTAATCAATTTACTGACGAAGATGAAATTACTGAGTTTAAAGCTGATTTCGAATATTCACCTGATTCATTGGTGTTCACGAAAGCGAAATTTGGTCTATACCGTCAAGAGCGTGAAAAATCCAGTTACCAGATTTTTGGTAGTCAGTGTCAATTCTGTGGTTATGGTACTCCTGCACCCAATGAAGCCATTAACTTCAGACCCTATACTGCGAATAACTATTTCTCTGGTTTAATCGACACCTTCTACACCTATGATGGTGATGCTATGGTCGATTATTTAGCCGCTGAAGGTTATCCAATCACCCCAACACTGCAAAACAATCGCTATACCATTAATGAAGATGTCAGCAGCTTATACATGAACTTCACGTTTGTGTATGACGTAGGTGATATGCCATTAACGGTTGATTTAGGGGCTCGTTACTCAACGACTGATGTAGAAGTCAGTGCCGTACAGAGTTATATTTCTGACGTAGTACCAACCAGTGATGCGACATTGTTCCAAAACATATACGGTCCAGCGACAAATATTACTCAAGGCACAACTTACTCAAACTTGTTGCCAAGCGTAAACGTGAAGTTAGACCTACAAGACGACATGGTGCTACGTTTTGCCATGTATGACTCGTTAACCCGTCCAACCATGTCACAGCTATCTCCAGCGACTAACTTTAACGAGCCACGTCGTCAGAACTTAACAGCTAGCGGTGGTAATCCATCACTTGAACCGTTCCGTTCTGAAAACTGGGATATCTCTTACGAGTGGTATTACGATGACGCCAGCATCTTCAGCTTTGCATTTTTCAGTAAAGAAGTTGACGACTTTATCGTAACGTTAACGGGTGATGAAACTTACCAAATGACTGACCGAACTGGCCCAGACTTTAACTGTAGCACGGCTAACTCAGACTTATGTTCTGACCCAGTTGTTGGCACAACAGAAGAGTTAAATGGTCAGTCAGAACAGTACACTGTGACCCGCCCTCGTAACGGTGAATCAGCACGTATTACTGGTTATGAAGTTGCCTTAACTCATATCTTCGACAACGGCTTTGGTGTTACCGCCAACGCGACTGTGGTTGATAGCAATGTGACAGTAGATGCTAACAGCACTCAAAGTTTCGCACTTGAAGGTTTAGGTAATTCACAAAACTTAATCGTGTTCTATGAGCAAGATAACTTCCAAGCCCGTGTTGCATTTAACAACCGCGAAGGCTTCTTACGTCAGCTAGACAATGGTTTTAATGGTGAACCAATCAATACCGAAACGTTTGGCCAGTGGGATATTAGCGCCAGCTATGACATCACTGAACATGTATCGGTGTTTGTTGAAGGCATTAACATCACTGAAGAAGAGCTCGTTCAAACAGGTCGTTTCGCCAACCAAATTTATTCGGTTGAAGATAACGGATCGCGCTATTCTCTAGGCGTTAGAGGCAAGTTTTAAATTATAAGTAATAAAAGACAGGTGCTTAGCACCTGTCTTTTTTGTTTATGATATATAAAACACACCTTGTGATAGTGTTTAACTACGACGGTAATTAAGCACATTTCATTGCAAATAGGATGTTAACCCAATGGCAAAAGCAGTCAAAAAAATAATCATTGTGGGTGGAGGTACAGCGGGTTGGTTAACCGCAGCTATCATTGCATCGCACCATAAAAGCCAGACAGGTAATGACTTAACAATTATTTTAGTGGAATCATCAGACATTCCCACGGTCGGTGTTGGTGAAGGCACTTGGCCAACCATGAAAAATACCTTACAACAAATAGGTTTAAGCGAAAGCGAAGTCTTTAAGGCTTGTCACGCCACGTTTAAACAAGGCGGCAAGTTTGTTAACTGGGTCCATGGAAATGGCGACTTTTACTACCATCCATTTACGGTTCCATTAGGTTATGGTCGTATCGACTTAGCACCTTATATCGACAACATCAAAGACTATGCCGAACACACCAACTTCCAACATGCTATTTGTGAGTCAGGCCTTGCTCCTCGCAGCATGGCAGAAGGCGAATATCAAGGCAGCTGCAATTATGCTTACCATCTTGATGCTGGCGCCTTTGCCGACTTATTAAAACAGCATTGTAAAGCCAAGCTAGCAGTAGAGCATGTCATCGGAACAGTAGAACAAGCCCATGTCGATAGCCAAGGTAACATCAGTCATATTTCACTTGCTGACCAAGGTTCAATTGACGGTGATTTATTTATCGATTGCAGCGGTTTTGCATCTTTATTACTGGGTAAAACACTTAATGTGCCGTTTGTTAAACTGGATCATGTGCTATTTAACGACCGCGCCATTGCAATGCAAGTGCCCTATACAGATCAGCATAGCCCGATTGCATCGCACACCATCGCCACAGCGCAGGACTCAGGTTGGATTTGGGATATTGGCTTAACACATCGCCGCGGTGTCGGTCATGTGTATTCAAGTCGTTATATGACCGACGAACAGGCTGAAGCCAATTTACGCCGTTATATTGGCCCCCAAGCCGAAGGTTTAAGCGTAAAAAAAATCAGCTATCAAAGTGGTCATCGTGAACGCTATTGGCAAAAAAATTGTGTTGCTGTTGGCATGGCAGCAGGATTTGTTGAGCCACTAGAAGCCACTGCGATTATGCTAGTCGAAATATCTGCACGCTACATTGCCGACAACCTACCGGTTAACGATACCATCATGGCATTAACGGCCAAACGGTTTAACCAACAAATGGAATATCGCTGGGGACGTATTGTTGATTTTTTAAAACTACATTACATGCTGACGAAAAGACCCGAACCCTATTGGCAAGCACATTGTCATCCCGACTCTATTCCACAGAGCTTACAAGAAGACTTAAGCATTTGGGCTTATCGAGGCCCCACCAGCAAAGACTTCAATGGCCCAAATGAGTTATTTCCAGCCGCTAGTTATCAATATGTACTTTATGGTATGGGTTTCAGCCCTGACTATTCTCAACATGCACACTTATACCAACAACAGGCCCAAGCCACTCAGATACTTAACCGTAATGTTCAGCTTACGCAGCAGATGCTCAATACATTGCCGCCTCATCGAGACTTCATTGAACAATGGTTAACTCATTCTCAACAATAGAATAAAAATATGAAAAAACTAACAGAATTAACGCCTCAACAGCACCAAAACTTACGATTAGCAAACGACAGCGCCATCCAATTTGCTCATCAACAAAACATCATGAACCTGCGGGTATCTGAAGTCAGCCAAACGGCTTGCAGTATGCCAATTGTTTATGTCCGTGATGGTAACAATGGTCAATGGGTATTAACGGCATTTACTAGCTTCGAGCAAGGTAGCAACCTATTTGTCGAACAAGGTAAGTGGACCGCGCTACACACGCCAACTAACATGCAAACCTTTCCATTTTTTTTGATGATGTTACCTGACGACCCACAACGTTACACCATTGGTATTGACGAACAACATGGGGTGTTTTCTGCCACAACAGGACAAGCCATTTTTGAAACCAACGGCAAAGCATCGCTGCATTTATCTAGAGTAAAAGCTTTGCTTGAATCTGACATTAACAATGATCTCCAGACCCAAGCATTTAATCAGCATATTAGCCAACTTGGCCTGCTACGCCCAATTAGTATTTTAATCCAGCATCAAGATGGCTCAACACCTAGTTTGTCGGGTTTATTCACTATTGATGAAGACAAACTACAAGCCCTCAGCCAAGAAGCACTCTTTGAGCTACACCAGAAAGGTTATCTTGCGCCATTACAAGCCATGCTAATGTCATTATTTCAACTCAATGCGCTGATCAAAAAGCACAATAAAACCCCAGGCTTGAACCCAATAAAAAGCATCAAATTAGAAGTCAGTAAAAATTCAGCTGCGGCATAACAATACCCAATAAAAACTTGGGAAAGGGAACAATAATGTCTGAAAATATTATTCAAATATCCGTATTTACCATTGTAACGGCAATGATTGGGTTATTAACGTACATAAAATGTCGTGGCAGCAACCGTCAACAAAGCACACAAAATAAAGAATATTTTCTCGCTGGGGGCGGCTTAAGTTGGGTGTTTGTGGCAGGGTCTATCACCCTAACAAATTTAAGTACTGATCAGCTGGTGGGCATGAACGGTAACCAAATGGCACTGCTAGCATGGTGGGAGTTCTCTGCTGTGATTGGCCTGATTATTCTGGCTAAATTATTCTTACCCGTTTATTACAAGTATAACTGTACCACCACAACTGAGTTGTTGGAAAAAAGATATAATAACAAGCATATACGAGCCGTTATTGGGTCTATATTCTTTTTAGGTAATGCTTTTATCTACATGCCAGCAGTGATTTATTCAGGCTCTCTGTTTATGCAGACCATGTTTAATGTCGACATTCCACTTATGTATATTGCTGTTGCATTTGCGACGCTAGGCGCAGTTTATGCTTTCTTCGGAGGGTTACGCGCGGTAGCCGTATCAGACACCTACTCTGGAGTATTATTACTGGGCATGGCCATTTTTGTGGTGTATCTAGCCCTAAATGCGATTAATTATGACTTATCTGATATTCCGGTAGAACGACTCACCTTCATTGGTGGTGATGATTCGCCTTTACCTTGGCACACCCTACTAACCGGAATGATTTTCATCCAAATGTTCTATTGGGGTACCAACCAAACCATTACTCAACGTGCCATGGCCGCACCCACACTAAAAGAAGCTCAAAAAGGCGTATTTGCTGCAGCAGGTATTCGTATTCTAATCGTACCGGCTATCGTGGTTATTCCTGGGATTGTGTCATACAAACTGTATGGTGATATTGGTGACGCTGCATACGGGCGAATTGTAGGTGACCTCATGCCAACGTGGTTAACGGGTGTATTTGCCGCCGCAATGGCTGCGGCAGTATTATCGACATACAACAGTTTACTAAACTCAGCGACGGCGCTGTATGTGTGTGACATTCACGAAGCCTATATTAAAAAAGACCCTAACGTGGTGCGCTTAAGCGGTTGGGTTACATTATTACTCAGTATTTTAACTCTTACATTAGTGCCTATTTATCAACAAGCCGAAAGTATCATCAACTTATTACAACAGTTAAATGGTTTACTCAGCATGCCTATTCTGTCGATATTTATTGTAGGCTTAGTGTTTAAAAATATAGATGCCAGAGCGGGGATCGGTGCGGTTATATTTGGAGTAATGCTATATGCCTCACTAACATTTGAATTTTCCCCATTCTATTCAAGCTGGCACTACATTCACTTAATGCCAGTCACATTAGCCGCCTGCATCACCTTTGCGTTAGTCTCAAACCGCTTTGTGTTTGGCAACACGATTCAATTTGCCAAAGGCGACGAGATAGAAACGGCTTAGTAGGTAACATCGATACCGGAGCGAACATTGACAAAATGTTCGCTCTTTTTTTTTACCCTAAAAATCTAAATTAATGATAATTTAGGCCTTACTAATCAAGAATGTTAGTACTGTGCCGATATGATTAGCATTAGAAAAAAATGAATATAACTTCTCTTGTCTCTGGTCTTAGTTACACTGAGATCAAAAAATGACCCGATTAAGGTATTAACCCATGTTTAACGCTTTTAATACTATCAAAGCTCGTATTCTACTAGGCTATGCAGCTATTTTATTAATGACCCTAGTGGCGGCTGTTTTACTCAATAACAGCAACCAAACCGTAAAACAAGAAGTTGGCGGGTTTGTCGATGGCACATTACCTGCGCTTAACAGCATTACACGGGTACAAAGTCTTGCCAAAGAACTGGTATTAATGGGTTATTCTTTATACGGTACAACCATCGACGTTACAGAGTTTAACCAGAATAAAGTTCAACTAGAAAAAAGTCTTAACGAGCAGTATCAACAATTAAATACCGTAACATCTACCCAATTAATGCCGCAAATTGACGCGCTTAACGCGGCGTTATCGGCACTTGAAAACACCATGAGTAAATCATCGGTAGATTGGGACAATGCCCGCAATCATTTAGGTACATTAAATGATAGTGCTAACGATCTAAAAGATCGTCTAGACATTCTCGCCGAAGAAATTTCGACTCAAGCCAACCAAAATGCAATGAACATTCAAAGCGAACTTGGCTACAATACTATGCTCATTTTTGTATTAGTTGGACTCATGTTGGTTGTTGCAGTTGGGGCCTACTTAGCAGCACAAAAACAAATAGCCACTCCTATACAGCAACTGTCAAACGACCTCACCCGCATTGCGCAAAATCGTAATTTAAAAGCCAAACTGTCTGATGAATGCATTGTTGAAATTAGTAATGTGGCCACCAGTGTTAATGGCTTAATTAACGTATTCCGTTTAGGAATGAATGAAGTACATGACGCCATCGCCAGTATTAGCCAAACCGTTGCCCAGTTAAGTAACACAACAGGTAAATCATCAGCCTCTGTGGATGAGCTTCAACACACTATTGTGAGTTTAGTAGATGTGATGTCGCAACTTGAGCAGCAAATGGAGCAAAGTGTCGAACATTCACAAAGTGCATCAGATTCTGCTCAACAGGGTGCGCAGAGCATGGTTGAAGGGCAAAAAGAAGTTAAACAAACAGCTGACAGCATTAGCGTATTAGCTCAAGACATTGAAACGACTGCCAGCATGCTACTCACACTGCAAAATTCAGGTAAACAAGTGGCTACCGTGGTAAAAACCATTGCCGATATCGCCTCACAAACTAATTTATTGTCATTGAACGCAGCTATTGAAGCGGCTAGAGCCGGTGAAACAGGAAGAGGTTTTGCGGTAGTTGCAGATGAGGTTAGAACGTTAGCCTTACGCACACATAATTCAACTGTAGAAATAAATAAAATGCTCGCCAATATCGTTGATTCAATTCAATCTGCGGTCGACAATATGGCATCCAACCAACAAAAAGCACAACACTCCGTATCATTAGCAAATCAGTTAGTAGTAACACTTGAACAGAGCCGCCAACTTATTTTGTCTCTTGCCACAGTAAGCCAAGAATCAGCCATGCTAGCACAAGCATCACAGCAGCAGGCTCATACCGTTAAGCTTAAAGTACAAGACTTTACGCTATTAGGTGAATCTGTATCTGAGGGGAATCATCAAATTAGCGAGGCAGGTAATAAGTTGAGTAATTTAGCCGATAAGCTAACCGACACAGTCGATCAGTTTGAACGCTAAAAATGGTAATTGAATAGATTATCTCGGTGGTTTTTGTTTTAACCAAATCCAAAAGCCGCTGAGAGATACCATTAGTAATGCTAGCGCGAATAAGTCCCACAGCCAAACCGTTAATGATCCAAATAAGCGACCACTATGCAGATCTAGCATTACGCGTTGCCAATGTAAGTTAGCGCTGCGCGCAAGATTAACAACCTCTTTATCCACGAATTTACTTTCACTCAGCCAAACAGGTGCTGTTAACGGCGCAATAGCTTGCCAATCGATGAGTTGCTCATCTGCTTGAAATACACCATTTTCAGTATTTAACCACACCCGGCCATCAACAATCGCTAGCGCTAACAAACCAGACGGAAGTCCGGTGCTGGCATTTTGAGTTTCTTGTAACTGACCAAGATCATTAAATAAATACAGTTGCTGTGCATCTATGGCCACCAGCATGTTACCGACATAGCTGGCACTAATTAAGGTCGCATTGGACTCTAAAATCATATGTTGGTTTTGCCACAATAGATTATCGGTAATATATAATGCAGTAGGTGCAACACCAAACTGAGCAACATGAGAAGGAGGAGCAATACCATAATAATCAAGCAACCACGACTGGGTAACCGGTGCTTGGTCTAAACCAAAATCATCACTGTGATTTATCGCTACGCCAGTCAGCACTAACAATAAGATAAATAACGCACTCGCTAATCCTAAGCGACGGTGCCAAGGACGAAGGGCTCGCAAAATCTTAAGTCTAAAACGGTTACGTCGAGATGTTTTTGTCACACTAACCTGCTTGAAATGATCCGCTAGAATTGAAACGTGGTTTATTGCACCACATGCGCATGAAGTAACAATGCAATGCGCGATAACTTAGTTAACGCTCTTACTGATAATGTTGCACCAGTAATCCCGTCTATATGCTTATCAAGCTGATGTTGGTCATCTAACTTGGCCAGCTTAAATTGGTCTGTAAAAAAATCATGACGAACCTCGTCACCGCGACTTTCACGATAAATTAGCACTTTAGTCCGCATAATTTGATGGTCTTTAATATGAATAGCCACCGTAATCGGC
The nucleotide sequence above comes from Shewanella sp. Arc9-LZ. Encoded proteins:
- a CDS encoding TonB-dependent receptor, whose amino-acid sequence is MSTKGIATFGKRTTIALAIAGALGSVNGVSAAEAETQANEQTIEVIAVKGIRSSLKNSMADKKSASVVSDGISAEDLGKFPDLNVAESLQRITGVSIDRSGGEGQAVTVRGFGPQFNTVLVNGRQLATDSAGREFNFDILAADQITGANVYKTSSASMQEGGIGGTVDVTTARPFDYSGFQLVGSVKGMYESLSEEVSPSVSGLISNTFNDETMGVLLAVSHQERQVQINQINTAGWRGGQTISNSRDGVLFTNAYIPRNWDQIVDQQDRTRTNGSLVFQYAPSDDVSITLDGFISKFEVDSEVTDLASWFEPDRVGNATIDPATGTLLTFSQDVGLHQGSGDPATDFVSHTRNSRDVTNSGVGLNVKWDITDQLKANFDVSNSNAENDRAGRDRFNVVGMTNSYEFDGSGGTPTVIHGGFENGNLPDAGLSRLHYNEKGNQFTDEDEITEFKADFEYSPDSLVFTKAKFGLYRQEREKSSYQIFGSQCQFCGYGTPAPNEAINFRPYTANNYFSGLIDTFYTYDGDAMVDYLAAEGYPITPTLQNNRYTINEDVSSLYMNFTFVYDVGDMPLTVDLGARYSTTDVEVSAVQSYISDVVPTSDATLFQNIYGPATNITQGTTYSNLLPSVNVKLDLQDDMVLRFAMYDSLTRPTMSQLSPATNFNEPRRQNLTASGGNPSLEPFRSENWDISYEWYYDDASIFSFAFFSKEVDDFIVTLTGDETYQMTDRTGPDFNCSTANSDLCSDPVVGTTEELNGQSEQYTVTRPRNGESARITGYEVALTHIFDNGFGVTANATVVDSNVTVDANSTQSFALEGLGNSQNLIVFYEQDNFQARVAFNNREGFLRQLDNGFNGEPINTETFGQWDISASYDITEHVSVFVEGINITEEELVQTGRFANQIYSVEDNGSRYSLGVRGKF
- a CDS encoding PepSY-associated TM helix domain-containing protein, which gives rise to MAHCIVTSCACGAINHVSILADHFKQVSVTKTSRRNRFRLKILRALRPWHRRLGLASALFILLLVLTGVAINHSDDFGLDQAPVTQSWLLDYYGIAPPSHVAQFGVAPTALYITDNLLWQNQHMILESNATLISASYVGNMLVAIDAQQLYLFNDLGQLQETQNASTGLPSGLLALAIVDGRVWLNTENGVFQADEQLIDWQAIAPLTAPVWLSESKFVDKEVVNLARSANLHWQRVMLDLHSGRLFGSLTVWLWDLFALALLMVSLSGFWIWLKQKPPR
- a CDS encoding methyl-accepting chemotaxis protein, with translation MFNAFNTIKARILLGYAAILLMTLVAAVLLNNSNQTVKQEVGGFVDGTLPALNSITRVQSLAKELVLMGYSLYGTTIDVTEFNQNKVQLEKSLNEQYQQLNTVTSTQLMPQIDALNAALSALENTMSKSSVDWDNARNHLGTLNDSANDLKDRLDILAEEISTQANQNAMNIQSELGYNTMLIFVLVGLMLVVAVGAYLAAQKQIATPIQQLSNDLTRIAQNRNLKAKLSDECIVEISNVATSVNGLINVFRLGMNEVHDAIASISQTVAQLSNTTGKSSASVDELQHTIVSLVDVMSQLEQQMEQSVEHSQSASDSAQQGAQSMVEGQKEVKQTADSISVLAQDIETTASMLLTLQNSGKQVATVVKTIADIASQTNLLSLNAAIEAARAGETGRGFAVVADEVRTLALRTHNSTVEINKMLANIVDSIQSAVDNMASNQQKAQHSVSLANQLVVTLEQSRQLILSLATVSQESAMLAQASQQQAHTVKLKVQDFTLLGESVSEGNHQISEAGNKLSNLADKLTDTVDQFER
- a CDS encoding SapC family protein, with the translated sequence MKKLTELTPQQHQNLRLANDSAIQFAHQQNIMNLRVSEVSQTACSMPIVYVRDGNNGQWVLTAFTSFEQGSNLFVEQGKWTALHTPTNMQTFPFFLMMLPDDPQRYTIGIDEQHGVFSATTGQAIFETNGKASLHLSRVKALLESDINNDLQTQAFNQHISQLGLLRPISILIQHQDGSTPSLSGLFTIDEDKLQALSQEALFELHQKGYLAPLQAMLMSLFQLNALIKKHNKTPGLNPIKSIKLEVSKNSAAA
- a CDS encoding SLC5 family protein gives rise to the protein MSENIIQISVFTIVTAMIGLLTYIKCRGSNRQQSTQNKEYFLAGGGLSWVFVAGSITLTNLSTDQLVGMNGNQMALLAWWEFSAVIGLIILAKLFLPVYYKYNCTTTTELLEKRYNNKHIRAVIGSIFFLGNAFIYMPAVIYSGSLFMQTMFNVDIPLMYIAVAFATLGAVYAFFGGLRAVAVSDTYSGVLLLGMAIFVVYLALNAINYDLSDIPVERLTFIGGDDSPLPWHTLLTGMIFIQMFYWGTNQTITQRAMAAPTLKEAQKGVFAAAGIRILIVPAIVVIPGIVSYKLYGDIGDAAYGRIVGDLMPTWLTGVFAAAMAAAVLSTYNSLLNSATALYVCDIHEAYIKKDPNVVRLSGWVTLLLSILTLTLVPIYQQAESIINLLQQLNGLLSMPILSIFIVGLVFKNIDARAGIGAVIFGVMLYASLTFEFSPFYSSWHYIHLMPVTLAACITFALVSNRFVFGNTIQFAKGDEIETA
- a CDS encoding tryptophan halogenase family protein — encoded protein: MAKAVKKIIIVGGGTAGWLTAAIIASHHKSQTGNDLTIILVESSDIPTVGVGEGTWPTMKNTLQQIGLSESEVFKACHATFKQGGKFVNWVHGNGDFYYHPFTVPLGYGRIDLAPYIDNIKDYAEHTNFQHAICESGLAPRSMAEGEYQGSCNYAYHLDAGAFADLLKQHCKAKLAVEHVIGTVEQAHVDSQGNISHISLADQGSIDGDLFIDCSGFASLLLGKTLNVPFVKLDHVLFNDRAIAMQVPYTDQHSPIASHTIATAQDSGWIWDIGLTHRRGVGHVYSSRYMTDEQAEANLRRYIGPQAEGLSVKKISYQSGHRERYWQKNCVAVGMAAGFVEPLEATAIMLVEISARYIADNLPVNDTIMALTAKRFNQQMEYRWGRIVDFLKLHYMLTKRPEPYWQAHCHPDSIPQSLQEDLSIWAYRGPTSKDFNGPNELFPAASYQYVLYGMGFSPDYSQHAHLYQQQAQATQILNRNVQLTQQMLNTLPPHRDFIEQWLTHSQQ